From the Papaver somniferum cultivar HN1 chromosome 2, ASM357369v1, whole genome shotgun sequence genome, the window AGAACGAAAGAGAGCAAAAAAGAACTTGATTGAAGTTGGGATGTCTGTGGAGATTTGTTAATCTAGAAATTCACTTTCGCGTAAACGTCGTTAGGTTGGACTTTTGGGGATCCAATCTGGGGTCTAAATATAGGGTCTTTTGGAGATTGGTGTAGAGGCCGGTATTTTTGACACTGTACTACACTGGATTTTGGTTGCAATGAAAACAGAAACGGATTTTATTGAGCGTAGTGGGATGGGAACCAACTGTCCCGAACCTTCCTTTCGAACGAAACCAGGGATGATGTTGTGGCGGTAGCTAGGAGCATGTAAATCCATTGGAAAATCAAAAATAGTAAATTACGCATGTCGGATGAAATGTGAAGGAGATGATGTCCTGCCAAAAAGTGGAGTTTATAAGCTCTATAAGCTTCGCCAAATTCTTGAAATATGATGTTTGTGATTGTACTGTCTGTCTTTTATACAAGATTGTAATGAAATCCAAATGGAAAATTGAACTTGATTGTATTTAATGGGTCAGTGGGATTCTCGAATGCTTGATGCTTGAACTGAAGTGCTGTtggttgtgttcttgtataacaGATCTTCCGATTCTAAAGGAAGCGATTGAAGGTGCTAATGTACTGAATGGCAAATGGAAGGTACTTTCTGATGTTCTTTTTTTGTTTCCTCTAGTTATGTAATTGTACTTGTCACCAATTTTCACTTTAGGGATGTCATACAAACATGGAAATTCATGGTCATATTTCTGTCTGTTGTAGAGGCAAGAAGAGTTGATGTACATTATCGCATACGATATTCTCTTTGGCCaggtttgttttcttttacaagttGTTCGAGAATTATATCTTCTTGTCTTTTGTAGCAGTGGTTATTTTTATTATGCATCTTGTGTGTTTTAGTGCTGACTTGCATTGAATTCATTTCTATAGGCTACTGTTGTACTGGCCGGTGATGCAGAAAAATTTCTACTTCAGCGGAAAAATGCTCTACAGTCAGCTTTGGCTAAGCTTtgtgtgaagaagaaagtgaaacGCGTAGAAGACTTATTGCTCCAGTATAATCCAAATCCTGGTCCGTCTTCAGATTGCTTTCATGATATCATGCTGGATCGTCTCTTCTTGTAGACCTGCATCTTCCTTAGGCTTTAGAGGTATCAGTGTTGGAACCTGTGTCTAGCAGTACACTCAGATATCCCTTTAGGttttaaaaagaattattttaggaTTTGACGAAAGCTTTAGAGACCTTATTGATTGGATCCTGAATTTCTATGCTTAGATATTGTACTGCATGGTCTTCATTGATTCATTCAATTTTAAGTGTACCCTAAGTTACAAGTTCTTTTCGCAGATGTCTCAAAGCCTCGATATGTTCGTGTGAATACACTTAAAATGGATTTCGAGTCTGCTTTTCTTGAATTGAGCAAACAGCACAAGGTATGATGTTCTCTTTTACCAGATCCAATACAAAAAAAGAATAGAAATAGTAGCTATGTTTCAGTTTATCTCTCAATCTAAAATCCGTTAAAAGACATTGTAATCGGTCGAAAGCTCAACCActtgttgaatctcttttgatAATTGGTCTATGGGTTTTTTTTTATTCGATAACTTAACAATAACTGTGTTTAGCAGGTGCAGAAGGATGACATAGTCCCAGACTTATTGGTGTTACCGCCAGGGACTGATTTGCATGATCACCCTTTGGTGAAAAATGGAAGTATTTTTCTGCAAGTAAGTTTGCTTTAGATATCTCTTTTGTGATATTGAACACTTTCCCATCCCTTGAGGTTTTGGTCCCATCGTTTCCCCCTTCTGTTCTTTATATATATTATGACCatcttgttgtttttggtggttTCCCAGGGGAAGGCAAGTTCCATGGTGGCAGTTTCTCTTGGACCTCAGCCCGGTTGGGAGGTGAGGTCATTCCAAATTTCCATTAATTTTACTGTTAAATGTTCTGATACAACAGTGGAACACCTCGTCTGATCCTCCTTAAAACACAACAAAGACCTAACATCTTAGTCGTAGTGCCAATCTGTATCACAAGTATCTGCGTCCATGTCTTATTGTATAGCTTTTTCTGATGTATAGtattttctttcccatgtttGTCATTTACTTCTGAAGGTTCTGGATGCTTGTTCAGCTCCAGGAAACAAAACTGTTCACCTTGCTGCCCTCATGAGAGGAAAGGGAAAAATTACTGCTTGTGAACTTAACAAAGATCGAATGAAACGATTAGAGGAGACTGTTAAATACTCCGGAGCTTCTAGTATCCTTCCCAAGTTTTTTACATTGTTTCTGCACTCACCTATTTGTTTGTAAGCAATAGTGATCTCTTTCAATAGATTCTTAGAACCTATACATGGTATTCGGATAAAAGTCAGATCTTGCAGGATATGAAATATCGAATATGACCTTGCTTTGGTACTTATTCAATGAAATCCTCTGGCTCTTCATCTCATTGATTCTCGTTTTGAAATCTCTGGCTCTTCATCTCATTGATTCTTGTTTGATTATATTAATAGTATTATACTTCTTTACCTTTGTTTGTGGTTTTGTATTCCTTAATCTTATCTCCAGATGTGGaagttttgcacggaaacttttTAAACATTAGCACAGAAGACCCCTTGTACACAAAGGTATACCTAATTTATTACAAGGATAAGATGCAAATTTACAGCATTTGGAACTTAAATTCCACCCTTTGCGAACAAAAAGGTAATTCCCGGCCACATTTCCTTTTTGCAGGTTCGGGCCATTCTCCTGGATCCTTCTTGCTCTGGTTCTGGAACTGCTGTTGACAGATTGGATCATCTTCTCCCATCATACACTGCAGGTTAGCTTCATTCAGTTCTACTGCTTTTTTCTTTTCCTCGACATGTCCTTGAGTCTAATACAGTTGATAATTTATGCTATGATCAGCTCAAGCTGCTGATGTTGCTGACACTGCAAGGATGAAAAACCTTGCTGCTTTCCAAAGCAAAGCTCTCGCACATGCATTATCTTGTAAGTTATACTCTATTTCAAGGGGATGTATTCTTACAGCAGTATTTATGTAAATGGAGTTCGTGTGAAATGCTAGAAAAGTTATTTTGTTCTTAAAGGTTTCAGAGATGACAAAATGattattcttttttctttgaaCAGTCCCAGCTGTTGAGAGAGTGGTGTACAGCACTTGTTCCATCTACCAAACCGAAAACGAGGATGTGGTTAAGTCGGTTCTCCCACTGGCTGATTCCCTTGGTTTTCATCTGGAAACTGCACTTCCAAAGTGGACTCGCCGTGGTCTTCCAGTGTTTGAAGGCTGTAAGTGTTTTTCTTAAAAAGTCCAAATGCCTCGAAAACTTATGATTGACAATATAAAATTTAGTGCCTTTTCTCTCTCAGCAGATATATTTTCATTCGCAAAACTCCGGTCGCAGCTCAGTTTAAGTAATTGCGTTTTTGGACACTTAATGCTTAAAGGCACTTGAGATTTGTTTTTTCGGGAGGCGGAGGGGTTAAAAGGTTATAATTGATATTAGAATAACAAAGAGAATTTACCAGCCCATTTATAGTTTACATATCAGCTACCACCAATTGAAAATCTTGCAGCGATATTAACTGGTAATAACTATTTTCCAATTAGCTATAAGGTCCAAAAACAAGTTAAACATGAACCATTTTGCTTAATGCTGCCCCCATAGAAACAGAGAACTTTTAATATCGTTGCCTAGTGTTTCTTCATCTCTCCCAATTTTATGAGCCATAGTTCTTCCATTCCTTTGACCCCATAACACCCAGAAAATGGCAAACTAGGGCGGGCCAGAGCTTTCTTCGCCTTTCTTTTGTTCTTCTATTCTTCCATGCCCTGTTCAATTGAACCAGCCTGGCCATGTTTCCGGTTGAAGCCATTCATCAAGTAACCCCAAATCTTATTAAAGAGCCAACAATGTAATATAAGATGGTCTGCAGTTTCTTCTTCCACTTGATACAGACTACATTTGCTTAGCCATAATATTACGAcctcttttatttaaggttgtctATAGTAGGAATAGCTTTATGAATTACTGACCACATGAAGATTTGAACATTTGGTGGAGCATTCTTGTGTGGACATAGTTGTTGAGGGTTATTGAGATACTCTCGAGTAAAGTGCCATTCATAGCAAGATTTAGTAGTGAAATTCTCACCTGTGTGGCATATGTATGATGCATCCTCTTGCAAAGATGAAGTTTATGGAGATCCCAGATGTAGCCTTAAGGCAATGATTTGAGAGAGTTCTTCTGCATTTGATATTCTTCTGTATTTAATGTCTGATCCCCCCTGTACAAGTATAATTTGTTTCTGTTTGATCACTATTAGTTGCTCATCCCTGTGTTGCAGCTGAACATTTGTTAAGAACTGATCCAGTGGTGGACATGGAGGGTTTCTTTATTGCACTATTTGTGAGGAAGACTGCAGTTAGCAGCCCGGTTGTCTCACAGGAAAGCGAAGACCATGGCCACATAAAGCAAACAGAGGAGCTTAATAGGCAAAACCAGTCTTTGAGAAAGAAACCTATAAAGAGGAGATTGTTGCCCACTCGTTTTGTGAGGATGGCTGAAATGATGTCGCGCTCTTATTTGATTCGTCGAGTACAAGAGTTGGGGTGATTTGTAAGTCTCATGAACCTTGTTTAGGTTTCAGATTTTACCTGGTTAGTTTGTTTGTGTATTACATTTCCCCCTCCAAAGTAGCATAGCTTAGAAGAAAGTAGAAACTTAAGTACTCAGATTTATGGCCTGGGTATCTAGCTTAGTGTTTTGTCAAAGTAATACAGTTTGGGTATAGTTCTTTAGCTTCACGTTATGATCTTGTTTACTTACAAGATAGTTTTCTGCGTAAGTAAAAAAGTTCAATATATTCGTCTAACATAACATTGTTGAATTTCTTTTCCGGGCTTCTCCATTTGGTGGTGCTTTCTTTTGCCAAGCTTTTGTCTTCCACCTCCAGATTTTGCAAACCCTCTTGTTTAGTTTGTTCCTCCATTGTAACCCCGCCAAAGTTCCAAGAGTTCTGCTTTCTCTTTTATTCCTTTCTCTGCAGGCGAAGACCCTTTGTTCTTCGATGTTTCCATCTCCATCTGTAAACAATGACACAAATTGAATTTGTTAATACAGATATGAATTGGCAGTACGAGATGATGCTTTCCTTTTTGATTGGTATCCATAGTTGGCTGTTGGCTAGCTGGTCTTCAGTTGGGTGTCTGTTCATGATTAGGTGGGCTGATTTCTGGTTCATTGTGTTTACATGGTTGTTAACATTGGCACTTTGTGGAAGCACCTTAAGCATCTCAgcttccaaatgaaccaacaaGTGATAGCAAATATGCTTTTCCATTCCAATTTTCCTTCACAGCTACTACCAGGGGTAAGATACCAGGACTCAATCCCCTGTTTCATATTGATGCGATCACTAGGCACACAACACCCTGATCCAAACCATACTGCTCTACTAAAGTGGCAGAAAGGCATTATGTTTATCACATAACTGCATTTAGTCGAGATGTCTTGGTATCCGCTCCTAGCTTAATAAAGTTTCCGTACTGCCAGATTTTGGTCCAGATggcggacttttttttttttgtgtgcgaAGGAAACCTggcttaattggggtatacctagtGAGACAAAACCCAAGACATTTAGAAGTAGAATAGGCCACCCCTTAACCATGAATTTTCAAAAATGCTAATAAactcttgtttaattaacactaaaaattctgattatgttaattaattgaatttagatgaattaattaagtagattaaaacttatgaatataagttatgaaattttgtttttgattgaactcatgtgggaagatttttgatgaaaaaatttgttttgagaatatcttttGTTTTGAGAAATGAAAGCACACTACCCAAACGCTTCTAAAAAGAGGATTGCAAAACTGTTGTATAAAATCATAGTCAAAAATAAAGGATTTAATCAAAACTTCCAGTTCTGAAATTATGAAAATTCGGcagggtcgacgaatgaagaataTGCCGACTAACTTTGGCCGGCATgcttattgatttcttaccttgccggctaacttatagtcggcaaggtcgacaaagaAATACCCTGTCGACCATAGGCtctttgacatacagagaaaggtgttacaaatgcatgactAGTCGGTAAGGTATTAATTCCATAACCTGCGGACTAtagtataaggatgaataccttGCCGATcctgtaaatgctaatttcagagatgaaaaatcgacaaggtcgacaaaaaaataccctgccgactgatactagtcggcaaggtcgacaaatagATACCCTGTCGACTTTTGATAAGAATATGGAATCATACAGGAACCGCGTATAAATTTATACGCGGTTTGAGATTGGGTACGAAATCATACCCAATCCCAAATCCCGTAGccaccattttttattttttttttggttttgatttttgatttcatGGGATTTTTGATTTCATCACACTCCGATAGATTTTTGAAGAtagattttgaaaattatttggGTGATCAGTCGGCAGGGTATCAATAGTAAGGGTGATTTGGTATTTTCGtatcttttagacaccccttagcacactacCTTGGATGGAAACAAAATGGGTATTACCCCAATTAATTtcggtataccccaatcaatccATTTTCATAAATTAAAAAAAGAGCTATCTCAAATACATGGCATAGTTTGGATAAttttgtctatgtaaagagtggtcaggatctGTCTTCGGCAAAGATAAATTCATGGTTGTGGTTGTCCTGGCCAAACCCTTCTTCCCCACATGTGCCTTAGTTTTGGGAGTTGAATGAGTAACCGGGTACGCCGTATCGTACTCTCTCCATTTGTTTTATCTCTGTTTCCTGATattcaaattcttcatcttcCTGCCTTTGAATCATTAAACATGGAATAAGCAGGTTCCATTTTTTAGGATTGTAGTCCAGATTTGTTTTCTCAGTAGATAAATCTAGGCTGTGGTGAATCATTAGGCACTAAACTCATCATGCCTAAGGGAAATATCAGTTTTCCTTCTTAAGGAAGTTGCTTCTCTCATAAACCTCATCATGTCAAGAGAAGACAAACGAAAACCAGCTCTAAAAAATTTCGGTATGATTAGTCATGTCAACCAAAGGTAGTTCATCTTCCGTCTCTCTCTTCGATTTCGATTTCGTTTTTTTTTGTTCACATGGATACGTAATATTCACCCACTTATTGATAGTAAACGCCCAAATTCAACGATGACAGCGAAGAATGAACAAATGATTGTACCGCCCATTATTTCTTTTTTCTAACTCTAACTTTTTCAGTCGTTGTCTTCATTGTCTTCCGAGACAACTCTTGGTAAAATCACCTTCACTTATGGCTTCAAATCGTCTCGCAAATCTTCCCAAGAAGGAACTGATTATGCTAAATCGTTTGGCTATAAAGAGAGATTTGTGTTGTTTGTAAAGAGGTATTTGTTCGACAACCTAAATTAGACCTTGAAGCTTTTTGTGGTAATCagtttacatatttttttttgtgCTAAAGATttcacaatttttcttttcaggTTCCCAGAATTTGTTGTCCGGCAGTTTGACTATATTTGGTTATGACTTTCTTGAAGTTCCATTGG encodes:
- the LOC113347656 gene encoding probable 28S rRNA (cytosine-C(5))-methyltransferase isoform X1; this encodes MGRPPPPKPAPKAAKGGSKKQTNLERSSYFARREAAKVLKSVLQGDANKRAVGSIKTLIYSPTIRNKKATFALVCQTLKHLPILKEAIEGANVLNGKWKRQEELMYIIAYDILFGQATVVLAGDAEKFLLQRKNALQSALAKLCVKKKVKRVEDLLLQYNPNPDVSKPRYVRVNTLKMDFESAFLELSKQHKQVQKDDIVPDLLVLPPGTDLHDHPLVKNGSIFLQGKASSMVAVSLGPQPGWEVLDACSAPGNKTVHLAALMRGKGKITACELNKDRMKRLEETVKYSGASNVEVLHGNFLNISTEDPLYTKVRAILLDPSCSGSGTAVDRLDHLLPSYTAAQAADVADTARMKNLAAFQSKALAHALSFPAVERVVYSTCSIYQTENEDVVKSVLPLADSLGFHLETALPKWTRRGLPVFEGSEHLLRTDPVVDMEGFFIALFVRKTAVSSPVVSQESEDHGHIKQTEELNRQNQSLRKKPIKRRLLPTRFVRMAEMMSRSYLIRRVQELG
- the LOC113347656 gene encoding probable 28S rRNA (cytosine-C(5))-methyltransferase isoform X2 encodes the protein MGRPPPPKPAPKAAKGGSKKQTNLERSSYFARREAAKVLKSVLQGDANKRAVGSIKTLIYSPTIRNKKATFALVCQTLKHLPILKEAIEGANVLNGKWKRQEELMYIIAYDILFGQATVVLAGDAEKFLLQRKNALQSALAKLCVKKKVKRVEDLLLQYNPNPDVSKPRYVRVNTLKMDFESAFLELSKQHKVQKDDIVPDLLVLPPGTDLHDHPLVKNGSIFLQGKASSMVAVSLGPQPGWEVLDACSAPGNKTVHLAALMRGKGKITACELNKDRMKRLEETVKYSGASNVEVLHGNFLNISTEDPLYTKVRAILLDPSCSGSGTAVDRLDHLLPSYTAAQAADVADTARMKNLAAFQSKALAHALSFPAVERVVYSTCSIYQTENEDVVKSVLPLADSLGFHLETALPKWTRRGLPVFEGSEHLLRTDPVVDMEGFFIALFVRKTAVSSPVVSQESEDHGHIKQTEELNRQNQSLRKKPIKRRLLPTRFVRMAEMMSRSYLIRRVQELG